In the genome of Mytilus edulis chromosome 14, xbMytEdul2.2, whole genome shotgun sequence, the window gcaTCATATTTCCACCTACCTACATGCAGATACACCAAGTTACGAaatatacacgttggtaaaattCATTGATGTAAATGACTATCGGAACAGAAGGCACATGTCTGCTGTACGCAAATATTTGTATTGGCAGTCGCAAACACAGATCACATTGTAAACGCCGTAATAACAAACGTTTATAGGATACAATGATGCTGTACATAAGTGTTTAAATGTCAGTTGCAAACCCACATCAAATTGTAACAAAGAATGACACGCACTGCCTTATAAAAGTACTAGTCTCGATAAAGTCTGTAGCTCATTTTTTTCATAGACATGGACCATTCACAtgatatgaataatattcttttgtttttcaaCAATGATTCGCATgcttgaaaaacaaaatatctgcTCTAATAGAGCTTATTGATTACAAAATAACACGATATATTTAGTTGGTTTTTCTTTTAATCGATGATCCAAGCCTTTCGATTCTTGTTCATTTCCCACCTCTGATCTTATAATGTGTATGAaattattaacatgtattttattgTATTCGATTATTGATTATTTGCATGAAATCGATAAGACTTTGTTAGTTGAAACACTTGCGTTTGGTCCATTATCTTAAGTTCAGACAATAAATATGTGCAATTGTATAATAATTTGTAAAGGTATTACCGGACGATATAAGTCATCATACACTACTTGTACTGTTTAGAAAGATCGGAATGCCATCTAGCGCGCACTCATCTGTCTGCTGATACAATGAAAATGACGACTAGTTCTAGTGGTTTGggtttgttttacttattttatttgcATTTGGTTTCATATGCAATGCAGCCAATTGCGAgccaaacaaaataaaactatacGGCATAAAAAGCATCaatttattctttattctttatatttttgcaaacaaaactagcttttttgacgatttttttaCTCTTCTGTCATTCTATTCTCTATTCATCTATACCCTGATAAACAGAAAAATTCCAAATCAGCCAATTTAACTctcatttgttttctcttttttcagGTATACCTGGAAACACTCACCTGATCGAATGCATCTTCAACATCACTGTCCGACAGCTAACGTAAGAGCAGGGTTTGTACCGATGATAAACCCTAAAAATTTCAATAGAGACATCAATATATCTTCCAATGCAAAATATCTTCTTGGTTTTAATGAGCCTGACCACAAAGGAGGGTCAAATCTTACAGTAGCACAAGCTGTCGGAATGTGGAAAGAAGTAGAGAAAAAGGCTGCAGGGAAAATCTTAGTTAGTCCTGCAGTTACAAATCTTCACTGGTTGCAACAATTTTTACATCAATGTCATAATTGCAGAGTTGACCACGTGGCAGTCCATGCTTATAGGTGCGATGCACATCAACTTATGGCATACCTTAAGGATGCATGGAATAGATTCCACAAACCAATATGGCTGACCGAGTTTGCCTGTCCTCATACGACATCAGTTAATGAACAGCTTCGATTTATGAAAGATGCTCTGCCGCTTTTGGAGGCGGCACCGTATGTGTTTCGATACTCATGGTTTACTAGCAGATTTATACACCACAACGAAGGTACTTGGGTCGATGCGTCAGCAAGTCTGATGAAGGAAAACTCTGCAGAACTATCAGTACTTGGACATTATTACAACAACTTTATATAATAAAGAGGTCGTATATCATGTCTACTTAGCCGTGCTTCTCCTTCATACGGAGTACTAGTATATAATTTAGAAATtgttgcaaggtttttattaatacGAAAAATGCGGCAGAGTTGTAAATGCAATAATGTAacctcgcattttgaaatattttatataaattaaaaatgattttttctcaaaatcgtaaaaattagaatcgcatttaagtcttaaatgacaaaatctcaataataaatgcacgcaataatttctgaatttacagtatatatctcccaatagaTATGATTTTCCTGGGCTTGTGTGTCCTATCATGCTTTTCTTTATAAGCCATTAAACCAAGAGTGCAAAGAGTATTGTGTTCTACCATCGtctatttttccttttttagtcatggcgatgtcagtttattttgatctatgagtttgactttccctctggtatattttgcccCTCTAGACCTCTTATGtgcacatagatataggaagatgtgatgtgagtgcaaatgagacaactctccatccacataacaattttaaaaaagtaaaccattataggtcaatgtacgtatacggccttcaacacggagcctgtATGTTTTAAAGCTATGTACACGCGTgaggcgcaaatacaaaatttcaatccttgtatctatgaagAGATTATTTGCTGATTACATTAACTTAAAAGCATTTATATATTATGGATGGTATATCataaatctaattaaaaactGATCTCTCATCACTTCTGTTTACGATATGTCAAACGACTGCTATATCATGAAGCAAAAATGTTTAAgatgttttgatattttcaatataCGGAATATATGCAGTTTTTAATCATTTATCGTACTTTATAAACATGCTAAAATTATTCGTTATTCactatttttgtagttttcagaaGTTATCTTCGGATTTTCGTgattttcttcagttttttaGCGATAGCCATTCTATCATATCTATATTTCTAAATGTTTCCGATAAAACCAGTTGTCAACTTTTCTTGTCAATCAATTTCACAGTATTCATTAATGGcctttaataatattttatacaataGAGGTTTATCTTTGGTAAAGGCCGTGTTTAAGCAATTTCCCTATACTCGTGTTCTTTTATATCGTTTGATATTCTATAACAATATTGGTTTCTAATGTGAAGCAAAATCAGCTTACATTTACGGAACATCTGAAATCACCATTCCTTTTTGTAAGGTTCGTGTTGTCCAGTCttactttgtcaatataataATTTATGTAGTGTTTCCGTattattttgtcgttttttttttatccttttaacaTAGCATGCCTTAAAAAAAACTAAGTTTGTTTACTAGCTGGCTGCTTGTTCATTATTTTCCGAGCTATAATATTAAtggcatataatttaaaaaaaatatatactgtcTTTTCTCAAAGCATTACtttaacacacacaaaaatatgTGCTGATGCCGATCaggaaaaaaaactaattttgaaaccTGTTACCTTGTATGAACGTCAGGTGAACGGAAGCGTAGGACATCactcaaaataaatattaaaataatgtttaatctTGTTTAATATGTAGCGGATGAAATTTTGACCAATTTGATATAATTTGGTCAAACAACTTAGTTCACTACACCTTGAAATAGAGACAAAT includes:
- the LOC139504495 gene encoding uncharacterized protein, whose product is MMVLAVAGSFCLLLLSILDRSWASQKKGAAISWNPTYHCTDEATFTNVHWWYTWKHSPDRMHLQHHCPTANVRAGFVPMINPKNFNRDINISSNAKYLLGFNEPDHKGGSNLTVAQAVGMWKEVEKKAAGKILVSPAVTNLHWLQQFLHQCHNCRVDHVAVHAYRCDAHQLMAYLKDAWNRFHKPIWLTEFACPHTTSVNEQLRFMKDALPLLEAAPYVFRYSWFTSRFIHHNEGTWVDASASLMKENSAELSVLGHYYNNFI